A region of the Chryseobacterium gotjawalense genome:
GTCTGGTGTTTTCTGCGATTCATTCGCAGGTGCAGGCACAAACCCGTACTGCTACGGGCACGGTCAACAACGGTGAAAAACCCATTAGCGGCGTGACCGTCACGCAGGAAGGAACCAATCAAGTGACTACCACATCCTCCTCCGGAACGTTCAGCCTCCAGATTACCGGTGAAAATCCTGTACTTATTTTCCGACATCCGGAATATGGTGAAAGAAGAATCAGTACCGATGGGAAATCTACTTTTACTATATCTCTTTCAGAAAAAGTAAAGTCTATTGAAGAGGTAGTACTCAATGCGGGATATTACAATGTGAAAGCCAAGGAAAGTACGGGCAGCATTGCGAAAATCACCGCAAAAGACATTCAGAATCAACCGGTAAACAATGTCCTTTCAGCAGTACAGGGGAGAATGGCTGGGGTAAACATTACCCAGAACAGCGGCAACGCAGGTGGTGGCTATGACGTACAGATTCGGGGCAGAAATAGTTTACGCAATCCACTGAACAGTGCTACCGATGGAAATCAGCCACTTTACGTTGTTGATGGCGTACCGTTTTCCGGTGAACTTTCTTCTACCTATTCTGTAGGAGTGCTGCCTTTAAAAAATATCAGCCCGCTCAACAGCATCAATCCCAATGACATTGAAAGTATAGAAGTTCTAAAGGATGCAGATGCAACAGCCATTTATGGTTCCAGAGGGGGTAATGGGGTAATTTTAATTACCACGAAAAAGGGAAAATCATCACCTGTTCGATTGAACCTGAACACGGGTACAAGCTTCAGCAAAGTCGCCTCTACACTCAAAATGATGAATACTGCTGAATATATTGCCATGCGCAAAAAGGCTTTTGCCAATGTAGGCATAACAACCTTCCCCGCCAATGCATACGACATCAATGGTGCATGGGATCAAACTCGATATACAGATTGGCAGAAAGAGCTCATTGGCAGAACCGCCGGGAATACTACCGTGCAACTTTCCCTATCTGGTGGTTCCGAAAAAAACAGCTTTTTAGTAAGCGCTTCCCATAGTGATCAAACTTCAGTATTTCCCGGTGATCATCATTTTAAGACCAATACCGTTTCTACCCATTTTAACCATCAATCTGCAGACCGTAAGTTTTCACTGGGATTAGCGAATGCTTTTTCGGAAACAAGCAATAACAATATGGATACCGATTATACCAACAAAGCATTAAGTCTGTCTCCAGATGCACCATCCCTTTATGATGTCTTGGGAAATTTAAACTGGCAGAAAAACACCTTTAACAATCCACTTTCTCAACTGAATGCAAGTTATTCAAACAAAACCAAATACCTGAATCAAAATCTCAATGTAACCTACCAGCCTTGGATTGATTTTGCCTTTAAAATGAATACAGGGATAACTTTTCAGGATATAGAAGAATTTTCTCTTACTCCCAACACCGTTTTTAATCCAGCCTCTCCTTCTGGGGCAAATGCCTCTAGCTCCTCTGCTTCCCGCGGTACGGGATCTGTTTTTTCCTATATCGCAGAACCTCAAATCTCGTGGACCAAAAAATACAGCCGCCATCAATGGAATATACTGCTTGGATCTACTTTCCAGGAAAGCCAGTCCAAGATTTCTGCCATTCGGGGTACCGGCTTTTCAAGCAATGCATTAATCTATAATATTGCTGCAGCAAATACCATTTCGTTCTCCGATTTCAGAACCATACAATACCGATATGCCGCAGTTTTTTCGCGATTAAATTACCAGTTTGCAAATCGTTATATACTTAATTTAACTGCAAGAAGAGATGGCTCAAGCCGCTTTGGTGCTAATAATCGTTTCGCAAATTTTGGTGCGGTGGGTGCTGCCTGGATACTTTCTGAAGAGCAGTTTTTGAAAAACAGTTCCTGGTTATCTTTTGCAAAACTAAGGGCAAGCTTTGGTCAGTCAGGTAGTGATGCAATCGGAGATTACCAGTTTACTGATACCTACACCTTATCCTCCTCTTCTTATAATAATATTCCGGGGCTCTATCCTTCCCGTTTATACAATCCTGATTTTTCTTGGGAAAAAACGAACAAACTGGAAACCGCACTGGAAATTGCTTTCTTAAAAAATCGCATCTCTTTAACAGCCGCTTGGTACAGAAACAGATCTTCTAATCAATTGGTCGGGATTCCTTTACCTGCTACCACTGGCTTTAGCACTATCCTTTCTAATCTCAATGCAACGGTAGAAAACAGTGGATTTGAAGCAGAGACCTCCATCATTCCTTTGAAATCAGAAAACTTCCAATGGAATGCTTCTTTTAACATCAGTGTTCCCAAAAATAAACTGCTTTCTTTCCCCGGATTGGAAGGTTCTACGTATGCCAATTCTTATACAGTCGGTGAATCGATCTATGCGGTAAAATTGTTTGACTACCAGGGCATCGACCCTGCAACTGGCAAATATGTTTTTACAGATTATAATGGGGATGGTAAAATTACGGCTCCAGATGACGCCCGGGCAATTAAAAATTTAGGACCAAAATATTTTGGTGGATTCCAAAATGAAATCTCCTATAAAAAGGTAAAGCTCTCATTTCTGTTTCAGTTCGTAAAACAGGAGGCCTATAATTATATCAGAACCATGAGCACTCCCGGAGTGATTGTAAACCAACCGGTCGAATTTCTAAATGTCTGGTCTGCAGCCAATCCTTCTGGAATTATAATGCCCTATACTCCAGGGACTGATGCAGCAACGAATGCGCTCACAACAAATTTTAAAAACAGTACAGGGGCGGTTGGGGATGCTTCTTACATCAGATTAAAAAACCTTCAGCTGAATTACGGTATTCCACTTCAAAGCACATTTGTTCGCGAAGCGACTTTGTATATGCAAGGTCAAAATCTTTTGACCTGGACCAATTATTTCGGTCTGGATCCTGAAATGGTGACCTCTGGATATCTCCCTCCCCTTAAAACGTTGTCCTTAGGATTTCAATTAACTTTTTAAAACAAAATCAACATGATTACCAAAAAAATAATCACCAGAAATACAGTGGTACTTGCCCTTTTTCTTTGCATGATACACTCTTGTGAAGAAGCACTGGAAGTGAACCCGCCAATCAACCAGATCAATGCAAATCAGGTGTTTGAATCGACGAGTACCGCAGATGCTGCATTAAGCAGCCTTTATGCAGAACTACAGGCTTATTCACTATTGAGTGGCTCATCGTCGGGCGCAGGAGCACTTCTCGGCTCGTATACCGATGAATTAGTGAACTACAGCACAGCCTCCAATGCTGATTTTGATATCTTCAGCAATAGCATGGTTTCAACGAACACCAAAATAAAATCGGTCTGGGCAAATGCGTACAAAGAAATCTATATGGCAAATGCCATCATTGAAGGGGTTAATAAAAGCACAGCGATTGCAGATCTGGATAAAAAACGGATAAAAGGAGAAGCGCTCTTTGTTCGCGCACTTATTTATTATTATATCAGCCAGATTTTTGGAGCCATTCCTTATGTAACAACCACCGATTACACCGTAAATCAATCGCTCGCAAAAACCAATGAAACAGAACTTTTAGTTAAAATTCAGAATGACCTGTCCGAATCTTCATCGCTTTTAAACGACATTTATAGAAATCCTGACAGAATATATCCCAACAAAAAAACCGCAGACTTACTCCTTGCTTCCGTTTTGATGACCCAAAATCACTGGCAGGATGCTGAAATCTTGTTGAAAGGAATTATTCAAAATGCCCTTTATACCTGGCAACCCGATTTGTCTAAAACTTTTAAAATGAATGGGAAACATATTTTGTGGCAATTAAAGCCTTTGCAGGCAAATAATGCAACCAGTGAAGCACTCCTGTACTATTTCACAACGGCTTTACCAAATACATACACCCTTTCTGATAACTTGTTTGCTTCTTTTGACACCAACGACCTCCGAAAGCAGCAATGGATAAAAACGCTGACCATTAACCAGAAAAATTACTATCGCACAGATAAGTATCGCAATATCTCAGCGAATACGGATGAATATTCGATTGTATTTCGTTTGGAAGAAACCTATTTACTTTTAGCAGAATCCTTGGCACAACAGGATAAAAAAACAGAAGCCTTAACTTATCTCAATGCAGTAAAAGCAAAAGCAGGCATTACTGCAACTCCTGTTTCGGCGACCAAAGAGCAAATATTGTCCGAAATAATCAATGAAAACAGGAAAGAATTTTTTACAGAAAAGGGGATTCGTTTCCTATCTCTAAAAAGAGCAGGAAAACTGAATGGATTGTTGAGCACCAAACCAAACTGGAAAACGTATCATCAAAACTGGCCGCTACCCAATTCTGAACTGTTATTAAATCCCCATTTAAATCCGCAAAATGATGGTTATTAAAAAGAAAACAATTTTTCTGATGGTTATTTATCTGATGGTTGCAAATTTCAGTTTTGCTCAAATGAAAGATTTTAAAGCAAATGAGTTTGCAGGTCACACGTATAACCTCTCCTGGCTTACGTGGTCTCCGGATAAAAAATATGTTTCTTTTCAGAAAAGCTACGAATATTCCAGTGATACGCTGTCTTTAATAAATGTAAAACATCCTGAAAAAATCATATTTCAGTCGGCAGGAATATATCCTAATTTCCTGCATTACTCCAAAAAAGGTCATCTTTTTATGCGCGGAGCCAAGACGGCTCAACTACTGAAATTACCCTCCGTAAAACCCATAATATGGGAAAATATCACCGATGCCTTTTATCTGGAAAAAGAGGAGAAAATTGCAATATTGCAAAAAGACATCCTACGGATTTATAATGAAGATGCGGAGTTAATTGATGAAATTCATGGAGTGAATGCTATCAAAAAGAATAAGGATATTTTGTTTTTCACAGGTCGAAACAAAAATCTGTACGAGCTGATAAAATGGACTGCCAATCTAAAAACTACACTCAACTCTTCCACACATAAGAGAATGAATATTGTTGGTAATGAGAATCCCATTTTTTTCATCGCAGAACGAGATTCAGCAACCACAAAAAATAGGGTTAAGTATATTAACATCACCACCCGCAAAGAAATAATTTTTCAGCCACCTTCTTCTCACCTTTTAAAAAATGTGGTTCAAGTGTCAAAAATTGGTACAAGCAAATTTCTTATGACCTACACAACCACCCTCCCAAAAAATGAAAAATCTACTGTTGACATATGGTATGTCAATGACCGTAATTTGGCGAAGAAATTCCAGAACAACGTCGGACTGGAGAATGTAATTTGGAATCCGGAAAAATCGGAATATGTACTATTGAATAATGATCGTTTTCCGAAACATATTCCTATCGGACACGGTGGTTACGTGCTTGCATTAGACCCCACTGCAAATCAGGATTACACCCATGATAAAATTGAATCTGAGCTTTATCGATATGACGTAAATACTAATAGATACGAGTTTTTAGGAAAAGTAGGTGTAAACTGCTATATGGATGATAAAGGGAAATACCTTCTCTCTTACCTCAATCAAAATTGGATATTATACACGATTTCTACCATGGAAAATAAAGCTCTGACCCTTGAAGCTGACCTCATCCCTTATTTTAGCTTAAGTGGCGAAAAGATTATTTTTGGAGGACATCAAAAAATAGCAGAATACAATATTTCTGCTTCAGAATTAAAAGCGACCAGAATACCCCAAGGATTTAATGCAGAAATAATAAGTGGATCCAGTGAACCACTGGGCATTGACAGCCGGTTTACAAAAAACTCCTATGATGATAGCAAAACAACCCTTATTAAAATATTAAATCCCGAAACTTCTGACCAGACTTTGGGAACCTACCGTAATCAATCATTTCAAGCACTATACCACTCTTCTGATGATTTGGTATCAATTCCTTTAATGAAGGACGCCAATAGCATCTTATACCTTAAAAGCAATTACAACAAACCACCCGTTTTAATCAGAAACACAAACAGCAGAGAAGCAGCTATTTTTCATTCAAATAAAGAAGACGATGCAGTTTTTAACTATAAAAAAACTCGGACCTATTATCGCAATTCGATGGGCATTCCATTAACTGGATTGCTGTATTATCCTGCGCATTATAAAAAGGGCAAAAAATATCCTATGGTAGTAGGGATCTATGAATTAATGAGAAATCAAAGCAATAAATATTTAAGAGATGGATTTATTGGGAGTGTCGAAGGATTTAATATGAGAAACTTTTTGGATCGTGGTTATTTTATCTATTTACCAGATATAACCTATGACGGCAGAGGTCCCGGTAAATCTGCCGTAGATGCGGTAGAGTCTTCGTTGGACGCCTTAGCAAATATTGGAGAGATTGATTTTTCAAAAGTGGGATTAATAGGGCATTCTCATGGTGGGTACGAAACCAATTTTATTGCCACACAGAGCAAACGTTTTGCTGCCTATGTGAGTGGTGCAGGTAATAGCGATTTAGTACGCTCTTTCCATTCATTCAACTACAATTTTTTAAGTCCTTTTTATTGGCAGTTTGAAGAACAGCAATACCGAATATATAAACCGTTTGCAGCGGATAAAAATTTATATCTAGAAAACAGTCCCATATATCATGCAGAACA
Encoded here:
- a CDS encoding SusC/RagA family TonB-linked outer membrane protein is translated as MKKILSTIGLVSGCLVFSAIHSQVQAQTRTATGTVNNGEKPISGVTVTQEGTNQVTTTSSSGTFSLQITGENPVLIFRHPEYGERRISTDGKSTFTISLSEKVKSIEEVVLNAGYYNVKAKESTGSIAKITAKDIQNQPVNNVLSAVQGRMAGVNITQNSGNAGGGYDVQIRGRNSLRNPLNSATDGNQPLYVVDGVPFSGELSSTYSVGVLPLKNISPLNSINPNDIESIEVLKDADATAIYGSRGGNGVILITTKKGKSSPVRLNLNTGTSFSKVASTLKMMNTAEYIAMRKKAFANVGITTFPANAYDINGAWDQTRYTDWQKELIGRTAGNTTVQLSLSGGSEKNSFLVSASHSDQTSVFPGDHHFKTNTVSTHFNHQSADRKFSLGLANAFSETSNNNMDTDYTNKALSLSPDAPSLYDVLGNLNWQKNTFNNPLSQLNASYSNKTKYLNQNLNVTYQPWIDFAFKMNTGITFQDIEEFSLTPNTVFNPASPSGANASSSSASRGTGSVFSYIAEPQISWTKKYSRHQWNILLGSTFQESQSKISAIRGTGFSSNALIYNIAAANTISFSDFRTIQYRYAAVFSRLNYQFANRYILNLTARRDGSSRFGANNRFANFGAVGAAWILSEEQFLKNSSWLSFAKLRASFGQSGSDAIGDYQFTDTYTLSSSSYNNIPGLYPSRLYNPDFSWEKTNKLETALEIAFLKNRISLTAAWYRNRSSNQLVGIPLPATTGFSTILSNLNATVENSGFEAETSIIPLKSENFQWNASFNISVPKNKLLSFPGLEGSTYANSYTVGESIYAVKLFDYQGIDPATGKYVFTDYNGDGKITAPDDARAIKNLGPKYFGGFQNEISYKKVKLSFLFQFVKQEAYNYIRTMSTPGVIVNQPVEFLNVWSAANPSGIIMPYTPGTDAATNALTTNFKNSTGAVGDASYIRLKNLQLNYGIPLQSTFVREATLYMQGQNLLTWTNYFGLDPEMVTSGYLPPLKTLSLGFQLTF
- a CDS encoding RagB/SusD family nutrient uptake outer membrane protein; translation: MITKKIITRNTVVLALFLCMIHSCEEALEVNPPINQINANQVFESTSTADAALSSLYAELQAYSLLSGSSSGAGALLGSYTDELVNYSTASNADFDIFSNSMVSTNTKIKSVWANAYKEIYMANAIIEGVNKSTAIADLDKKRIKGEALFVRALIYYYISQIFGAIPYVTTTDYTVNQSLAKTNETELLVKIQNDLSESSSLLNDIYRNPDRIYPNKKTADLLLASVLMTQNHWQDAEILLKGIIQNALYTWQPDLSKTFKMNGKHILWQLKPLQANNATSEALLYYFTTALPNTYTLSDNLFASFDTNDLRKQQWIKTLTINQKNYYRTDKYRNISANTDEYSIVFRLEETYLLLAESLAQQDKKTEALTYLNAVKAKAGITATPVSATKEQILSEIINENRKEFFTEKGIRFLSLKRAGKLNGLLSTKPNWKTYHQNWPLPNSELLLNPHLNPQNDGY
- a CDS encoding alpha/beta hydrolase family protein; its protein translation is MMVIKKKTIFLMVIYLMVANFSFAQMKDFKANEFAGHTYNLSWLTWSPDKKYVSFQKSYEYSSDTLSLINVKHPEKIIFQSAGIYPNFLHYSKKGHLFMRGAKTAQLLKLPSVKPIIWENITDAFYLEKEEKIAILQKDILRIYNEDAELIDEIHGVNAIKKNKDILFFTGRNKNLYELIKWTANLKTTLNSSTHKRMNIVGNENPIFFIAERDSATTKNRVKYINITTRKEIIFQPPSSHLLKNVVQVSKIGTSKFLMTYTTTLPKNEKSTVDIWYVNDRNLAKKFQNNVGLENVIWNPEKSEYVLLNNDRFPKHIPIGHGGYVLALDPTANQDYTHDKIESELYRYDVNTNRYEFLGKVGVNCYMDDKGKYLLSYLNQNWILYTISTMENKALTLEADLIPYFSLSGEKIIFGGHQKIAEYNISASELKATRIPQGFNAEIISGSSEPLGIDSRFTKNSYDDSKTTLIKILNPETSDQTLGTYRNQSFQALYHSSDDLVSIPLMKDANSILYLKSNYNKPPVLIRNTNSREAAIFHSNKEDDAVFNYKKTRTYYRNSMGIPLTGLLYYPAHYKKGKKYPMVVGIYELMRNQSNKYLRDGFIGSVEGFNMRNFLDRGYFIYLPDITYDGRGPGKSAVDAVESSLDALANIGEIDFSKVGLIGHSHGGYETNFIATQSKRFAAYVSGAGNSDLVRSFHSFNYNFLSPFYWQFEEQQYRIYKPFAADKNLYLENSPIYHAEQVSQPILLWAGKEDRNIAWDQSMEFYLGLRRNDKKVIALFYEKEGHSFSERRNREDLFVRIKEWFDFHLKGIKTPWISEMYQ